One genomic segment of Impatiens glandulifera chromosome 6, dImpGla2.1, whole genome shotgun sequence includes these proteins:
- the LOC124942291 gene encoding mitochondrial import inner membrane translocase subunit TIM23-1-like, translated as MAYSSSEQPKYRQYHPYQDLQVPIQNLYNLPTSPELVFSEEATKERRSWSENLTFYTGCGYLGGAIVGGAKGSVEGIRTAESGESLKLRVNRVLNCSGHAGRRFGNSVGVVGLIFAGMESGIMHLRDSDDVLNSVLAGLGTGAVYRAAGGVRSAAIAGVIGGIAAGAASAGKFAMKRYIPI; from the coding sequence ATGGCGTATTCTTCATCAGAGCAGCCAAAATACCGTCAATATCATCCTTACCAAGATCTTCAAGTTCCAATTCAGAATCTTTATAACCTCCCAACATCCCCTGAACTCGTATTCTCAGAAGAAGCTACCAAGGAACGACGATCATGGAGCGAGAATCTAACATTCTACACCGGATGTGGGTATCTCGGCGGAGCGATCGTCGGCGGCGCTAAAGGATCTGTAGAAGGCATTCGAACGGCTGAATCCGGCGAATCGTTAAAGCTTCGCGTTAATCGAGTCCTCAATTGTAGTGGTCATGCGGGAAGGAGATTTGGAAATTCAGTTGGTGTTGTTGGATTAATATTCGCTGGTATGGAAAGTGGGATCATGCATTTGAGAGATTCTGATGATGTTTTGAACAGTGTTTTGGCTGGATTGGGAACTGGTGCGGTTTATAGAGCTGCTGGTGGAGTTAGATCTGCTGCGATTGCTGGTGTGATTGGAGGTATTGCTGCTGGAGCTGCAAGTGCTGGTAAATTTGCAATGAAAAGATATATACCAATTTGA